CGCAGGCCGTCCACGTGGAACTCCTCGCACCAGTACACGGCGTTCGCCACCAGGAAGTTGCGCACCTCGGGCCGGCCCAGGTCGAACTCCAGCGTGCCCCAGTCGGGGTGCGCCGCCCGCAGCGGATCGGGGTGCTCGTACAGCGGGCGCCCGTCGAACTCGGCCAACGCCCACGCGTCGCGCGGGAAATGGGCCGGCACCCAGTCCATCAGCACGCCGATGCCGGCCTGGTGCAGCCGGTCCACCAGGTACTTGAAGTCGTCCGGGGTGCCCAGGCGGGCCGTCGGCGCGTAGAAGCCGGTGACCTGGTAGCCCCACGAGCCGCCGAAGGGGTGCTCGGCGACCGGCATCAGTTCCACATGGGTGAAGCCCATCTCCGTGACATAAGCGGGCAGTTGCTCCGCGAGGTCCCGGTAGGTCAGGCCGGGGCGCCAGGACGGCAGATGGACCTCGTAGACCGAGAACGGCGCCTCGTGCACCGGTACGTCCCCCCGGCGGGCCATCCACTCCGCGTCGTCCCACACGTGGTGCGAGACGTGCACGACCGACGCGGTGGCCGGCGGTGCCTCGGTGCGGCGGGCCAGCGGGTCGGCGCGCAGGGTGCGGGAGCCGTCGGGCCGGGTGATCTCGAACTTGTACAGCTCGCCCTCGCCGATCCCCGGTACGAACAGCTCCCAGACCCCGGAGGAACCCAGTGAACGCATCGGGAAGCCGGTGCCGTCCCAGAAGTCGAAGTCCCCGGCGACCCGCACCCCCCGGGCATCGGGCGCCCACACCGCGAACCGGGTGCCCCTCACCCCCTGGTGGGTCAGGACGTGGGCGCCGAGGGCCCGCCACAGCTGCTCGTGCCGGCCCTCGCCGATCAGATGCAGGTCCAGCTCGCCGAGCGTGGGCAGGAAGCGGTAGGGGTCCTCCGTCTCGTGCACCCCGCCGTCGTACGCCACCCGCAGCCGGTAGGCGTCCGGTACGGCGGTCAGCGGGAGCAGGCCGGAGAAGAAGCCGTCGCCGTCGTCGCGCAGCTCGGCGCGCAATTCGCCGGTGACGACGGTGACCGAGCGGGCGCCCGGGCGCAGGGCCCGGAAGACCACGCCGTCCGGCGCCGGATGGGCGCCGAGTACGGCGTGCGGGTCGTGGTGGGTGCCGTGCAGCAGCCGGTCGCGGTCCCCGGCCTCCCAGGGCGCGGCGGTCCCGGCAGCGGCGGATACGTGGTTCTTCGACGTCACGAGCGAGTCTCCCGGGCGTGGATCGGGTCAGTTCGGGTCGGACGCGGCGAGGCGGCGGACCGCCGACAGCGGCACGGGCAGCCAGTCGGGGCGGTGGCGGGCCTCGTACACCACCTCGTAGACGGCCTTGTCGGTCTCGTAGGCGCGCAGCATGACCGGATCGGTGCGCGGGTCGCGCCCGGTCACCTCCGCGTACCCGGAGCAGTAGGCGGCCCGGCAGTCGTGCGCCCAGCGCGGTGCGGGCGGGCTCGCCGAGCGGGCCGCGTAGTCGAAGGAGCGGAGCATCCCCGCGATGTCCCGCACCGGTGGCTGCGGCATCCGCCGCTCGGCCGGCGGCCGGGCCGGCTCCCCCTCGAAGTCGATCAGGGACCAGTCGCCGGACGGCGCGCGCAGGCACTGCCCGAGGTGCAGGTCCCCGTGCACCCGCTGCGCCGTCCAGGTCCGGCCCTGGGTCACCAGCTCGCCCAGCGCCGTGTACGCCGAGCGCAGCCCCTCCTCGTAGGGCACCAGCGCGGGCACCGCCTGGACGGCCGCCGCCAGCCGCTCGGTCATTCCCTGGACCAGCGGCCCCAGTTGGGCCGGGCCGAGGGTGACCGTCGGCAGGGCGCGGGCGAGCGCGGTGTGCACCTCCGCGGTGGCCCGGCCCAGCGCCCGCGCCTCGGGGGCGAAGCCCTCGCCCTTGGCGAGGGCGCGCAACGCCAGCTCCCAGCCGTCGGCGGCCGCGCTCACGAACGGCTGGAGCACCGCCAGCACATGCGGCTCCCCGTCCAGTTCGGTGTGCAGCCAGGCCGTCGGCGCGGGCACCCGGGGGCAGCCCTCACGGGCCAGCGCCAGCGGCAGTTCCAGGTCGGGGTTGATCCCGGGGACCACCCGGCGCAGCACCTTCAGGATGTACGCGTCCCCGTACACCACCGAGGAGTTGGACTGCTCGGCGGCCAGCAGCCGGGCCACCAGGTGCGGCCGGATCTCCCGGCGCGGGTCCCGCTCGAAGACGAGCCCGCCGATGCGGGCACTGGTGCGCAGGGCCTCCAGGAGCACTTCGGCGGGCCGGGGGTCGTGGAGGGCGTCGTACACCGTGTGTCCGGCGAGCGGGCCCCTGTCCACATGGCCGATCAGCGCGGGCGCCAGCCTGGGCGGCAGCGCCTCGCGCACGCCTATGAGGAGCTGGTAGCAGTGGCCGGGCTGCGGCCCCGGTGGCTGATGGACCCGCACCAGGACGTGGTACAGGCCCAACCGCCCCTCGGGCGGCAGGAGTTGGGTGACGGCCACCGGGGTGATGCCGGTGACCGGGCGCCCCTTGCCCGCGAACCAGCGCTGCCGGGGCAGCCAGGCGCGCAGCAGGGGGGCCAGTGCGTCGAGGGTGGTGCTCGTCGGAGGGGTGACCGCTTCCGTCATGGGCGTCACGTCCTTTCCCCGGGTCGTCGGGGTGTCACTGTCGCGTGCCCGGGGCGGGGCGGGGGAAACGCCCCGCGGCGCGAGCGGCCGGACTACACCGCCTCCCGGCGCAGCCGGAACCAGTAGAAGCCGTGTCCCGCGAGGGTCAGCAGATACGGCAGCTCGCCCACCGCCGGGAAGCGCACCCCGCCGAACAGCTCGACCGGGTGCCGCCCGCCGAACCGGCTCAGGTCCAGCTCGGTGGGCTGGGCGAAGCGGGAGAAGTTGTGCACGCACAGCACCAGGTCGTCCTCGTACTCCCGCAGGAAGGCGAGCACGGCGGGATTGCTCGACTGGAGTTCGGTGTACGTGCCGAGGCCGAAGGCGGGGTTCTGCTTGCGGATCTCGATCATGCGCCGGGTCCAGTGGAGCAGCGAGGACGGCGAGGACATGGCGGCTTCCACGTTGGTGACCTGGTAGCCGTAGACCGGGTCCATGATCGTGGGCAGGAAGAGCCGGCCCGGATCGCTCGACGAGAAGCCGGCGTTGCGGTCGGGGGTCCACTGCATGGGGGTGCGCACGGCGTCGCGGTCGCCGAGCCAGATGTTGTCGCCCATGCCGATCTCGTCGCCGTAGTAGAGGATCGGCGAGCCGGGCAGGGACAGCAGCAGGGCGGTGAACAGCTCGATCTGGTTGCGGTCGTTGTCGAGCAGCGGGGCGAGCCGGCGCCGGATGCCGATGTTGGCGCGCATACGGGGGTCCTTGGCGTACTCGGCCCACATGTAGTCGCGTTCCTCGTCGGTGACCATCTCCAGGGTCAGCTCGTCGTGGTTGCGCAGGAAGATGCCCCACTGGCAACTCGACGGGATCGCGGGCGTCTTGGCGAGGATCTCGGAGACCGGGTAGCGCGACTCGCGCCGTACGGCCATGAAGATCCGCGGCATCACCGGGAAGTGGAAGGCCATGTGGCACTCGTCGCCGCCCGAGGTGTAGTCGCCGAAGTAGTCGACCACGTCCTCCGGCCACTGGTTGGCCTCCGCCAGCAGCACCTTGTCCGGGTACTGGGCGTCGATCTCCTTGCGCACCCGCTTGAGGAACTGGTGGGTCGCGGGCAGGTTCTCGCAGTTGGTGCCCTCCTGCTGGTACAGGTACGGCACCGCGTCCAGCCGGAACCCGTCGATGCCGAGGTCCAGCCAGAACTTCAGCGCGGAGATCATCTCCTCCTGCACCGCCGGGTTCTCGTAGTTGAGGTCCGGCTGGTGCGAGAAGAAGCGGTGCCAGTAGTACTGCTTGCGTACCGGGTCGTACGTCCAGTTGGACGCCTCGGTGTCCACGAAGATGATCCGCGCGTCCTGGTACTGCTTGTCGTCGTCGGCCCAGACGTAGTAGTCCCCGTACGGGCCGTGCGGATCGCGGCGGGACTCCTGGAACCACGGGTGCTGGTCGCTGGTGTGGTTCATGACGAAGTCGATGATCACGCGCATGCCGCGCTGGTGGGCGGCGTCCACGAACTCCACGAAGTCGGCGAGGTCGCCGAACTCCGGCAGCACGGCGGTGTAGTCGGAGACGTCGTAACCGCCGTCTCTGAGCGGGGACTTGAAGAAGGGGGGCAGCCACAGGCAGTCCACGCCGAGCCACTGGAGGTAGTCGAGCTTGGCGGTCAGGCCCTTGAGGTCGCCGACGCCGTCGCCGTTGCTGTCCTGGAAGGAGCGGACCAGCACCTCGTAGAAGACGGCGCGCTTGAACCAGTCCGGGTCCCGGTCCCCGGCCGGAGTGTCCTGGAAGGTGTCCGGGACGGGCTCATTGACGATCATGTGATGGGTGACCCTCCGATCTGCGGGTTGGACGGTCGCAGGACGGTGAAGACGTGCGCGGGCCGGCGGCCCGGTTCGAGGCGCACATAGTTGGCCCTGCCCCAGTGGTAGGTCTCGCCGGTGAGCTCGTCGCGCACCGGCACCGACTCGTGCCATTCCAGGCCGAGTTGCGGCATGTCCAACGAGACCGTGGCCTCCTGGGTGTGGTGGGGGTCGAGGTTGGCGACGACCAGAACCGTGTTCGAGCCGCCGCGCTTCGAGTAGGCGATCACGGCGTCCTGGTCGGCGTGGTGGAAGTGCAGGTCGCGCAGCTGGCGTAGGGCGGGGCTGCGGCGCCGGATGTGGTTGAGGCGGGTGATCAGCGGGGCGATGGTGCGGCCCTCGCGTGCGGCGGTGTCCCAGTCGCGTGGGGTGAGCTGGTACTTCTCGGAGTCGAGGTATTCCTCGGAGCCTTCGCGCAGGGGGGTGTTCTCGCACAGTTCGTAGCCGCTGTAGATGCCCCAGCTGGGGGAGAGGGTGGCGGCGAGGACCGCGCGGACCTCGAAGGCGGGGCGGCCGCCGTGCTGGAGGTAGGCGTGCAGGATGTCGGGGGTGCTGGGGAAGAGGTTGGGCCGCATGTAGGCGGCCGCCTCGCCGGTCAACTCGGTGAGGTATTCGGTGAGTTCGGCTTTGGTGGTGCGCCAGGTGAAGTAGGTGTAGGACTGCTGGAAGCCGATCTGGGCCAGGGTGTGCATCATGGCGGGGCGGGTGAAGGCCTCGGCCAGGAAGATCACGTCGGGGTCGCGGCCGTTGATCTCGGTGATGACGCGTTCCCAGAAGACGACCGGTTTGGTGTGGGGGTTGTCGACGCGGAAGATCCGCACTCCGTGGTCCATCCAGTGCCGCAGCACGCGCACGGTCTCGGCGACGAGGCCGTCCATGTCGGCGTCGAAGGCGATGGGGTAGATGTCCTGGTACTTCTTCGGCGGGTTCTCGGCGTGGGCGATGGTGCCGTCGGGCCGGTGGTGGAACCACTCGGGGTGCTTGTGCACCCAGGGGTGGTCGGGGGAGCACTGGAGGGCGAAGTCGAGGGCGATCTCCAGGCCCAGCGCGCGGGCTTGGCCGACGAAGTGGTCGAAGTCCTCGATGGTGCCGAGTTGGGGGTGGACGGTGTCGTGTCCGCCCTCGGGGGAGCCGATGGCCCAGGGCACGCCGACGTCGTCGGGGGTGGCGGTGAGGCTGTTGTTGCGGCCCTTGCGGAAGGTGTGGCCGATCGGGTGGATCGGGGGCAGGTAGACGACGTCGAAGCCCATGTCCGCGATCGGCTTCAGCCGCCGCGCGGCGGTGCGGAAGGTGCCGTGCGGGCACTGCTCGGTGCCCTCGCTGCGGGGGAAGAACTCGTACCAGGAGCCGAAGAGCGCGCGTTCACGCTCGACCAGCAGCGGCATCGGGTCCGACGCGGTCACCAACTCCCGCAGCGGAAACCGCGCGAGCACGTCCCGCACCTCCGGCCGCAGCGCCTCCGCCAGCCGCCAGGCGGCCGGGCGCTCCTCGTCCCGCAGGGCGCGGGCCGCCTCCAGCACGCGCCGGCGCCGTGCCCCGGGGACCCCGGCGGCGGCGCGCTCGTAGAGCCGGGCGCCCTCCTCCAGGACGAGTTCGGTGTCGATCCCGGCCGGGATCTTGATCCGGGCGTGGTTCTGCCAGGTGGTGAGCGGATCGGCCCAGGCCTCCACGGTGTACGTCCAGCGGCCGGGCGCGCCCGCCGTGACGGTGGCGCCCCAGCGGTCGGTGCCCGGGGCGAGTTCCCGCATCGGCGTCCACGGGCCGGCCCGGCCCGCCGGGTCGCGCAGCACCACGTTCGCCGCGACCGCGTCGTGCCCCTCCCGGAACACGGTGGCCGACACCTCGAAGGACTCCCCGGTCACCGCCTTGGCGGGCCGGCGCCCGTGCTGCACCGCGGGGCGCACGTCGAGGACCGGGATGCGGCCCGTCACGGGGGCGGGCCCCGGTGGCTTGGGGGCGGGGGACTTCGGACGTTTCCGGTCCGCAGGCTTCTTCCCGGACGCCGTGGCCCTGGGGCCCGGCGGGGTTGCTGACGAATGGTTCGTGGCGGGCATGACCGCTCCTGTCCGCGTCAACGTGGCTGTGGGCGGATGACTATGGGGAGGTGGGTCCTGCGGGAGGTGCTGGGCGCGACCTGTGGGGTGGATATGGAGGAGCCTTCCCACCCTTTTCGGGTGGGCAATCCGGAACTTTGTTAACTACTCGCGCGTATGTCCACCCGCAAGACCGGCCCACTTCCGCGAGTGCCCCGGCGCCGCCTCCCCACGCCCCGACACCCCCGTTGGTACGTCCCCACCGACGCCCCGGTAACCACTACCGTCGGGAGGGACGAACGAGACGTACCCCGCGGTACGTCTCATCCCGTAACGCGTCCGAGGTGGAATGTGAAGGCGATCCGTCGGTTCACCGTCCGTCCCGTTCTCCCCGAACCCCTCCGGCCGCTGAGCGACCTCGCGCACAATCTGCGCTGGTCCTGGCATGCGGAAACGCGCGACCTGTTCCAGTCCGTCGACCCCGAGGCATGGGCCGCGGCCGGCTGCGACCCGGTGCGGCTGCTGGGCCGGGTGCGGCCCGCGCGGCTGGCCGAGCTGGCCGGGGACCGGCGGTTCCGGCGCCGGCTGAACGCCGCCGCCGACGACCTGGACGACTATCTGACCGGCGACCGCTGGTACCAGGCCCAGACCGAGGGCCTGCCCGCCGCGGTGGCCTATTTCTCCCCGGAGTTCGGCATCACCGCCGCGCTGCCCCAGTACTCCGGCGGGCTCGGCATCCTCGCCGGCGACCACCTCAAGGCGGCCAGCGACCTCGGGGTGCCGCTGATCGGGGTCGGACTGCTGTACCGGCACGGCTACTTCCGGCAGACCCTGTCCCGCGACGGCTGGCAGCAGGAGCACTACCCGGTGCTCGACCCGAACGAACTGCCCCTCACCCGGCTGAAGGAGGCCGACGGCACCTGTGCGCGCGTCTGTCTCGCCCTGCCCGGCGGCCGGGCCCTGCACGCCCGGATCTGGCTGGCCCAGGTCGGCAGGGTGCCCCTGCTGCTGCTCGACTCCGACGTGGAGGAGAACGACCTCGGCGAACGCTCCGTCACCGACCGGCTCTACGGCGGCGGCAGCGAGCACCGGCTGCTCCAGGAGATGCTGCTCGGCATAGGAGGGGTCCGCGCGGTGCGCGCGTACTGCAGGCTCACCGGGCACCCGGAGCCGGAGGTGTTCCACACCAACGAGGGGCACGCCGGCTTCCTCGGCCTGGAGCGGATCGCCGAACTGTGCGCCGGCGGGCTGGAGTTCGACGCGGCGCTGGAGGCGGTGCGGGGCGGCACGGTGTTCACCACGCACACCCCCGTCCCGGCCGGCATCGACCGCTTCGAACGGGACCTGGTCGCCCGGCACTTCGGGCCGGACGCCGAGTTGCCCGGGATCGAGACGCAGCGGATCCTCGCGCTCGGCATGGAGACCTACCCGGGCGGCGAGCCGAACCTGTTCAACATGGCCGTGATGGGGCTGCGCCTCGCGCAGCGGGCCAACGGGGTGTCGCTGCTGCACGGCCGGGTCAGCCGGGAGATGTTCGCCGGACTGTGGCCGGGATTCGACGCCGAGGAGGTGCCGATCACCTCCGTGACCAACGGGGTGCACGCGCCCACCTGGGTGGCCCCGGAGGTGCTGCGGCTCGGCGCCCGGCGGATCGGCACCCAGCGGGCCGAGGACGCGCTGACCGTCGGCGGCTCCGAGCGCTGGGACGCGGCGGCGGACATCCCGGACCAGGACGTCTGGGAGCTGCGCCGCACCCTGCGCGAACAACTGGTGCTGGAGGTGCGGGAGCGGCTGCGCGCCTCCTGGCGGCAACGCGGGGCGGGCAACGCCGAGCTGGGCTGGATCGACGGCGTGCTCGACCCGGACGTGCTCACGATCGGGTTCGCCCGGCGCGTGCCGTCGTACAAACGGCTCACCCTGATGCTCCGCGACCGCGACCGGCTGCGGGCGCTGCTGCTGCATCCGGAGCGGCCGGTGCAGATCGTGGTGGCGGGCAAGGCGCACCCGGCCGACGACGGCGGCAAGCGCCTCGTCCAGGAACTGGTCCGGTTCGCCGACGACCCGAAGGTGCGCCACCGGATCGTCTTCCTGCCCGACTACGGCATGGCGATGGCGCAGAAGCTCTACCCGGGCTGCGACGTCTGGCTGAACAACCCGCTGCGCCCGCTGGAGGCCTGCGGCACCTCCGGGATGAAGGCGGCGCTCAACGGCTGTCTGAACCTCTCGGTGCGCGACGGCTGGTGGGACGAGTGGTTCCGGCCGGACTTCGGCTGGGCCGTCCCGACCGCCGACGGCCCCGGCACGGACCCGGAACGGCGCGACGACATCGAGGCGGCGGCCCTGTACGACCTGCTGGAGCAGCGGATCACCCCGCGCTTCTACGAGCGCGGCCGGGGCGGACTGCCGGACCGCTGGATCCAGATGGTCCGCCAGACCCTCACCCTGCTCGGCCCCAAGGTGCTGGCCGGCCGCATGGTCCGGGAGTACGTCGACCGGCTCTACACCCCGGCCGCCCGCTCGCACCGCGCGCTGACCCCGGACGCCGCGCGGGAGCTGGCCGGGTGGAAGGCGCGGGTGCGACAGGCCTGGCACGGGGTGAGCGTCGACCACGTGGAGACCACCGAGACCACGGCCACGGCCGAACTGGGCACGACGCTGGGACTGCGGGTCCGGGTCGGCCTCGGGGGGCTGTCCCCCGACGACGTGGAGGTGCAGGCGGTGTCCGGGCGGGTGGACGCGCAGGACCGCATCACCGACGCCACCGTCGTCCCGCTGAAGCCGGCCGGCGCCCCCGACCTGGAGGGCCGCCAGCTCTACGAGGGCCCCCTCGCCCTCGACCGCACCGGCCCCTACGGCTACACGGTCCGCATCCTGCCCGCCCACCGCCTGCTGGCCTCCGGCGCGGAACTGGGCCTGGTGGCACTGCCGTCGGAGGAACTGGTCGAGCACGCGGGGGTGTTGCTGCGGTGAGCGCTGCTGCTTTGGCGAGGTCGGGTTGACGGTCGGTCCTGCCGCCGACCGATGATCTGTTCCCGGCAACCGGTCAGACAAAAGCGCTTGGCTCCCGTAAAAATTTGCTGTCGTAGAACTTCCGTGTGGCGTCTGGCGTCGTGTGCAGTCCGGCGCCGCATGCCACAGGCCTGCGACCTTCACCAGAGATTATGTAGGTGAAGTGAAGGATTGTGGTGAAAATGTGCAACTAGCGATCGTACAGCCGTTTATGGCCAAGAGCCCTCACTAACACCCACAGTGCCACGCCAGTATGCTCTTCGGGTCCTTGAGTCATGACCAGTCGACCAGGAGTACCTGATGCCCAAAGCCCGGATGACCATGGCGGTCACGATCTTCTCAGCGGTGGCGGCCGGCGCCCTCCTTCCGGGTTGCTCGGCGTCGGTCGAGGTCAAGAAGCCAACGCCGCCGAAGCTCTCCGCGGAGAAGCTCTCCAGCACACTTTCGGAAAAGCTCGCCGCCGCCACAGGACGGCCGAAGCCGCATATCACCTGCCCCGAAGATTTGGTCGGCAAGGTTGGCACCACCATGCGGTGCACGCTCGTGGCCGACGACGGCAGCACGCTGGGCGTATCCGTAAATGTCACGTCTGTGAGCGGGGATAAGATCAACTACGACTTCAAGGCCGATGACAAGGCTTCCCCTGCGGGTCATTGACGTCTGGCCGTGGCTGATTGGTTTCGGCTCTCGTGCTGCCCTGGGCGAGATAGCGCTACGGTGCGACGGCCCGTCGTAAACGAGGGGCTACCACGCCGGCGCCCAGTGATGGCGAACAGGGGAGGCAACTCATGGCAGGTGCGGAGCAGGCCCAGCCGGGAAGCGGCGGGGCAGTGCAGCCCGTCGGGATGCGGCTGAACCAGGTGCCGGGCGATATCGGAACGGGTCCTGCTTTTCCGGGGCAGGTCGGAGGGCAGAAGCTGGTTTCAACGCCCGCGGAGAAGAAGGCTGCAGCCAACTTCATCGAGCAACACATTGAGCCCGACACTCATGAGGCAGGAGGTTGGGCGGATAAGGACACCATTACGGCCGTCAACGCCTTCTGTCCGGGGTGGCACACGTCGGGTGCTCTGAAGGAGGCGCACGATGCTTGGGCAGACCAGGTGAAGAACCTGATGCACATGCTCGTGGGGGACAAGCAGGCGCTGCGCAGCGCCAATACCACGCTGCAGTCGACGGACTTTCAAGTCGGTGAGAAAACGAGCTCGGTGTCGGTGCTCTACGGATACTGAACGACCGTTTCAGTCACCAACTTTTGATTCACCGCACAAACCCGACAGTCTGTTGTGTGATAACGGGGATCCCATGCCGACTTACCGCGAGATCATGACCACCGACCTGTCCGCCCTCACCGCAGCAGCGGACAGCTGGGACGGGATGGCGAAGAAGTTTCACACGCAGGAACTGGCATATCACAGACACGTATGCGGTATCACTCTGAACCAGAACTGGATCGCGGTGAGTGCCGACGCGGCGCGGGAGCGTTTCAACGTCACGTTCAGGCAGTTCCAGGCCGCGCAGACCGAGGCCAAGGCGGTAGCCTCACTGCTGCGTGAGGCGCACACAGATTTCACCGGTCTCAGGAAGAAGCTGGAGTCCGCTCAGGCGGACGCCGTCAAGGCAGGCATGGTGGTGTCGGAGGAAGGTGTGGTCTCCTACGACACCGCGAAACTGAGTGAAAACGAACGCGCTGCTCTCCATCATGATCCGGATTACCAGCAGTCCGTAGGTAAATCTGTCGCCTCGTGGCAGGCGGAGATCAATCGTCTTGTGAAGGAAATGGGCCACATCGACGCAGAGGTCGAAAACGCCCTCAAGCGGGTGATGGTCGACACTGACGTCAGGGACGGCACGCTTACCGGCTTCAACGGCCAGGCCCATGGAGACATCAAAACGTACGAGGACGAGGCCAAGCGCGAGGCCCGTACCAAAGCCGACGGCTGGGTGTCCAAAGGAAAGTCAGACGCGTCCGGTCCCGATAAGGGATGGGATGCGAGCGGTCCCGATCTCAAAAACGGCAAACTGGGGGAGGTGGAAGCGCACGGCGACCTCGGGAGCGCTGAAGGGGAGGGCTCGCTCACCAGGGGGCCATGGAAGCTCGACGGGAAGGCCGACGTTTACGCGGGGGCCAAGGGTTCCGCCAGTGCTGAGGCATCCAAGGACGGCATCACAGGGGACGCGAGCGTCTTCGCGGGGGGCGAAGGCTCGGCCGAGGGTTCCGTGGAGGTCGGCCCTGCCAGCGTCTCCGGAAAAACGGAAGCCACGGTGGGCGGAGAGGCCAGCGCCAGCGTCGGGGCAGGTAAGGACGGTGCCCACGTTGGCGCAGAGGCGTTCGCGGGAGCCAAGGGCGGTGGCGAAATCGGGGCTGACGTAGGCGGAATTTCGGCCGGTTTCTCCGCCGAAGGGTGGGCCGGCCCCGGTGCCGAAGCCGAGTGGGGATACAAGAGGAGCGACCAAGGAGTGTGGAGTTTCGAAGGGAGCGTGGGTCTCTCCCCCGCCCTTGGTGGCGAGATGGGCTTTGATTTCAACATCGATCCGAACAAGGTTGCTCACACGGCGGATGACCTGGCTGGTGCTGTGGGCAACGGAGCGCGTTCCCTCGGGCATGCCATCAGTAACGTGTTCTGAACCGATGACACGTGGTCGTGAGTGAACCGACGCAGAGAGGGACCCCTGAATGTCGACGAATCTGCCGGCACCGATCACATTCGACTTGCCGAAGGGCTGGCAAGTGGCCCCTCCAGACAAACTCGGCGCGCCTGACGCGTCATTCGTTGCTGTTCACCTTCCGCCGGATGACGGCTTCACTGCGAATATAACGATTGATGGCGAGTATCGGCCGGATACTGCGACTCTTCCTGAGATCGCCGACGAGTCGGTGGAGCACATGGACCAGGCAGCCTCGCCGGTCGTAGTCACCGATCGCTGCGAGGCCGGGTCCTCGGACGCGCCAGGCTTCACGCAGACACTGGCCTTCTCGATTTCT
This Streptomyces misionensis DNA region includes the following protein-coding sequences:
- the glgB gene encoding 1,4-alpha-glucan branching enzyme, translated to MTSKNHVSAAAGTAAPWEAGDRDRLLHGTHHDPHAVLGAHPAPDGVVFRALRPGARSVTVVTGELRAELRDDGDGFFSGLLPLTAVPDAYRLRVAYDGGVHETEDPYRFLPTLGELDLHLIGEGRHEQLWRALGAHVLTHQGVRGTRFAVWAPDARGVRVAGDFDFWDGTGFPMRSLGSSGVWELFVPGIGEGELYKFEITRPDGSRTLRADPLARRTEAPPATASVVHVSHHVWDDAEWMARRGDVPVHEAPFSVYEVHLPSWRPGLTYRDLAEQLPAYVTEMGFTHVELMPVAEHPFGGSWGYQVTGFYAPTARLGTPDDFKYLVDRLHQAGIGVLMDWVPAHFPRDAWALAEFDGRPLYEHPDPLRAAHPDWGTLEFDLGRPEVRNFLVANAVYWCEEFHVDGLRVDAVASMLYLDYSREPGRWTPNEHGGRENLDAVAFLQEMNATVYRRCPGVVTVAEESTAWDGVTRPTDSGGLGFGLKWNMGWMHDSLQYMSHDPVHRAYHHHEMTFSMMYAYSENYVLPISHDEVVHGKRSLVSKMPGDWWRQRADLRAYLGFMWAHPGKQLLFMGQEFAQGAEWSEAHGPDWWLLDPSYPAEPDHRGVRDLVRDLNARYRATAALWQRDTDPSGFRWITGDAADDNVLAFLRLSAAGAPVLVVCHFSPVPRPDYAIGVPDDVPAWSEMLNTDAERYGGSGVTNPGPLKAEPRAAHGHPASVRLTLPPSATVWLRPA
- a CDS encoding maltokinase N-terminal cap-like domain-containing protein, with product MTEAVTPPTSTTLDALAPLLRAWLPRQRWFAGKGRPVTGITPVAVTQLLPPEGRLGLYHVLVRVHQPPGPQPGHCYQLLIGVREALPPRLAPALIGHVDRGPLAGHTVYDALHDPRPAEVLLEALRTSARIGGLVFERDPRREIRPHLVARLLAAEQSNSSVVYGDAYILKVLRRVVPGINPDLELPLALAREGCPRVPAPTAWLHTELDGEPHVLAVLQPFVSAAADGWELALRALAKGEGFAPEARALGRATAEVHTALARALPTVTLGPAQLGPLVQGMTERLAAAVQAVPALVPYEEGLRSAYTALGELVTQGRTWTAQRVHGDLHLGQCLRAPSGDWSLIDFEGEPARPPAERRMPQPPVRDIAGMLRSFDYAARSASPPAPRWAHDCRAAYCSGYAEVTGRDPRTDPVMLRAYETDKAVYEVVYEARHRPDWLPVPLSAVRRLAASDPN
- the treS gene encoding maltose alpha-D-glucosyltransferase, producing the protein MIVNEPVPDTFQDTPAGDRDPDWFKRAVFYEVLVRSFQDSNGDGVGDLKGLTAKLDYLQWLGVDCLWLPPFFKSPLRDGGYDVSDYTAVLPEFGDLADFVEFVDAAHQRGMRVIIDFVMNHTSDQHPWFQESRRDPHGPYGDYYVWADDDKQYQDARIIFVDTEASNWTYDPVRKQYYWHRFFSHQPDLNYENPAVQEEMISALKFWLDLGIDGFRLDAVPYLYQQEGTNCENLPATHQFLKRVRKEIDAQYPDKVLLAEANQWPEDVVDYFGDYTSGGDECHMAFHFPVMPRIFMAVRRESRYPVSEILAKTPAIPSSCQWGIFLRNHDELTLEMVTDEERDYMWAEYAKDPRMRANIGIRRRLAPLLDNDRNQIELFTALLLSLPGSPILYYGDEIGMGDNIWLGDRDAVRTPMQWTPDRNAGFSSSDPGRLFLPTIMDPVYGYQVTNVEAAMSSPSSLLHWTRRMIEIRKQNPAFGLGTYTELQSSNPAVLAFLREYEDDLVLCVHNFSRFAQPTELDLSRFGGRHPVELFGGVRFPAVGELPYLLTLAGHGFYWFRLRREAV
- a CDS encoding alpha-1,4-glucan--maltose-1-phosphate maltosyltransferase; protein product: MPATNHSSATPPGPRATASGKKPADRKRPKSPAPKPPGPAPVTGRIPVLDVRPAVQHGRRPAKAVTGESFEVSATVFREGHDAVAANVVLRDPAGRAGPWTPMRELAPGTDRWGATVTAGAPGRWTYTVEAWADPLTTWQNHARIKIPAGIDTELVLEEGARLYERAAAGVPGARRRRVLEAARALRDEERPAAWRLAEALRPEVRDVLARFPLRELVTASDPMPLLVERERALFGSWYEFFPRSEGTEQCPHGTFRTAARRLKPIADMGFDVVYLPPIHPIGHTFRKGRNNSLTATPDDVGVPWAIGSPEGGHDTVHPQLGTIEDFDHFVGQARALGLEIALDFALQCSPDHPWVHKHPEWFHHRPDGTIAHAENPPKKYQDIYPIAFDADMDGLVAETVRVLRHWMDHGVRIFRVDNPHTKPVVFWERVITEINGRDPDVIFLAEAFTRPAMMHTLAQIGFQQSYTYFTWRTTKAELTEYLTELTGEAAAYMRPNLFPSTPDILHAYLQHGGRPAFEVRAVLAATLSPSWGIYSGYELCENTPLREGSEEYLDSEKYQLTPRDWDTAAREGRTIAPLITRLNHIRRRSPALRQLRDLHFHHADQDAVIAYSKRGGSNTVLVVANLDPHHTQEATVSLDMPQLGLEWHESVPVRDELTGETYHWGRANYVRLEPGRRPAHVFTVLRPSNPQIGGSPIT